In Lactiplantibacillus pentosus, the sequence AAAAGCGACAGCAACTTTGAGGTTGCGGCCGCTTTTTTGTGGACTGGACTAAGCTCGCAGACATGCCTAATCATCCTCTGCTAGCTTCTCATTCGTATCATTCGTTCAATAAACGCCGATAAATAATCACGTTTGAGAAATACGCCCAGAAAGATCATCAGAATCATGAAATACCTCAGCCAAAAATTCCAATACGCACTTAACAAGATGAATCCCAGTGTTAAAAAAATCACAGTAAATAATAATAATAGCTTAGCACTGTATGGGACGCTACCAATTTCTTTTCGACAAATTCGATTCATGAAAATATAATGAAAGACTGCATACAGCATGTAACAAGCCAGCGTTGTATAGCCTGCCGCATAGTACCCAAAAAGTGGTATCAATAACCAATTGAGCACCAAGTTCAACACCGCACCGAAGATACTAGCAACCATAATTAAAGTGGTCCGTTCGTAATAAAATTCAAATTTTGCAAATAAATCAAAAGCAAATATGAAAAAGACACTCATTGCCACTGGCGGTATGATCCAGGTGGCGCTGTAATAGGTGCTCGGTGCAAAGATGGCAACAACTTCCGGTGCAAATGCAATTAAACAGATGTTTACCGTCGCAATTAGTATCAGTGCCCCATATGCGACACCTGCAATCTCTTCAATCCGCTTATCCTTAATTTTTTGGTAGATCCACGGACTCAGTGTTTGTGACAAAGCAACATTAAACAATATCATAATCTGTGAAATCGAATAAGCCAAGCTATATATACCTGCACTTTTAGAATCTACCATATTGGCAATCATGATGCGATCGGCACTACTGAGCACAATTTGTGATAAATAATGTGGTACTAGGGGTAGATTAAACAGTAAAGCATGGCGCCAAAACCGTTTTGAGTAAAATCTTTTACCACGCGCCATTTGTATCAAAAAC encodes:
- a CDS encoding lipopolysaccharide biosynthesis protein, with protein sequence MLVSIKNKYRSFPVQIKASIWFLICAFLEKGISIIATPIFTRLLSASEYGQFNVLSSWLTIVTIIVSLNLCYGAYTQGLVKFDQNRSEYSSALQGLTILLVLVWTIIYLIFHQFWNAIFSLTTTQMLAMLLMVWTSSVFNFWAGEQRVAVKYKSLVLVTLLVSFAKPIVGVLLVVHAQDKVTARFVGLALVELLGYSGLFLIQMARGKRFYSKRFWRHALLFNLPLVPHYLSQIVLSSADRIMIANMVDSKSAGIYSLAYSISQIMILFNVALSQTLSPWIYQKIKDKRIEEIAGVAYGALILIATVNICLIAFAPEVVAIFAPSTYYSATWIIPPVAMSVFFIFAFDLFAKFEFYYERTTLIMVASIFGAVLNLVLNWLLIPLFGYYAAGYTTLACYMLYAVFHYIFMNRICRKEIGSVPYSAKLLLLFTVIFLTLGFILLSAYWNFWLRYFMILMIFLGVFLKRDYLSAFIERMIRMRS